From Erwinia pyri, a single genomic window includes:
- a CDS encoding phage late control D family protein, translated as MLNLFDDDLSPRPAYRLTVKGAELTSLDDRLMSLTLTDNRGFEADRLELTIDDTDGLVVMPSRGAQISVAIGWADRPLVDKGFFTVDEITHQGPPDRLIVTARSADFRDDFNVKREYSWHNVTVGDVVSAIAGRYDLIPAVSASLKDVGIDHADQTSESDISFLTRMAEMLGAVATIKNGRLLFIVPGLGVSQSGRVLPAVMITKESGDGHSFRIADRDAYTGVQAYWLDLNFGKKKPTTVKRRKVKKPVNVTPASSKKEGDYVEGAEGNVFVMRKTFKTERAARRAAAAKWSELQRGAAEFSITLARGREDLYPELHANVSGFKPMIDAADWVINRVNHTIDDNGFMTGLDLEVRITTWDADEETSETE; from the coding sequence ATGCTGAATTTATTCGATGATGATTTATCACCGCGACCGGCTTACAGGCTGACGGTAAAAGGGGCTGAGCTGACAAGTCTGGATGATCGGTTAATGTCTCTGACACTTACTGATAACCGGGGATTTGAAGCGGATCGGCTTGAGCTGACCATAGATGATACGGACGGTCTGGTTGTTATGCCTTCACGCGGCGCGCAAATATCCGTGGCTATCGGCTGGGCTGATCGTCCGCTCGTTGATAAAGGATTTTTCACGGTCGATGAAATTACCCATCAGGGGCCGCCTGACCGGTTGATTGTGACGGCCCGCAGCGCAGATTTTAGGGACGACTTCAACGTTAAGCGCGAATACAGCTGGCATAACGTCACGGTGGGTGACGTCGTGTCTGCTATTGCAGGGCGTTATGATTTAATTCCGGCTGTGAGCGCTTCACTGAAAGATGTGGGTATCGACCATGCAGACCAGACGAGTGAATCAGATATCAGTTTTCTGACACGCATGGCGGAAATGTTGGGTGCGGTTGCCACCATTAAAAATGGCCGCCTGTTGTTCATTGTGCCGGGGCTGGGTGTGTCACAAAGTGGACGGGTTTTACCCGCGGTGATGATCACAAAAGAAAGCGGTGACGGGCATTCGTTCCGCATTGCGGATAGGGACGCATATACGGGCGTGCAGGCCTACTGGCTTGATCTGAACTTTGGAAAGAAAAAGCCCACGACGGTGAAACGCAGAAAAGTTAAAAAGCCGGTCAATGTCACGCCAGCGTCGAGCAAAAAAGAAGGGGACTATGTGGAAGGGGCAGAGGGAAACGTATTTGTAATGCGTAAAACCTTCAAGACGGAACGGGCGGCGCGGCGTGCCGCTGCGGCAAAATGGTCTGAATTACAGCGGGGCGCTGCTGAATTCAGCATTACCCTGGCACGTGGCCGGGAAGACCTTTACCCGGAGCTGCATGCGAACGTCAGCGGGTTTAAGCCGATGATAGATGCGGCTGATTGGGTAATTAACCGGGTCAACCATACGATAGACGACAACGGTTTTATGACTGGGCTTGATCTGGAAGTGAGGATAACCACATGGGATGCTGATGAAGAAACAAGCGAAACGGAATAG